In the Kitasatospora terrestris genome, one interval contains:
- a CDS encoding S1C family serine protease, with protein MRPKKEPTRPLPAGPRPTGPKLWPAPVAALALALVGLLVTGCSSSTSSSSSSPSATTASATTASAGASGAPSAASSGSNQLQDDYQRVIANVLPSVVQITAGDSLGSGIVFDDKGDIVTNAHVVGTAQKFTVTLANSTTELEATLVGSYPESDLAVIKLSSPPSGLRPAVFGDSSKVEVGQITLAMGSPLGLSSSVTQGIVSATGRTVSEPQTAGSPGATIGNMVQTSAAINPGNSGGALANLASQVIGINTLAAVDQELNGSAAPGIGFAIPAATVTNIANQLIKDGKVTNSGRAALGVTARTYFNAEYQPAGAVLVSVTAGGPAASAGLQPGDVITKLGDTQITTLASLTTALASLTPGDKVTVTYQRSGATKTADITLGSL; from the coding sequence GTGCGCCCGAAGAAGGAACCGACCCGTCCGCTCCCGGCGGGCCCACGCCCCACCGGGCCCAAGCTGTGGCCGGCCCCGGTCGCCGCGCTGGCGCTGGCGCTGGTCGGACTGCTGGTCACCGGCTGCAGCAGTTCGACGTCCTCGTCCTCCTCGTCGCCCTCCGCCACCACGGCCTCGGCCACCACGGCCTCGGCCGGCGCGAGCGGCGCCCCCTCCGCCGCGTCGTCCGGCAGCAACCAGCTGCAGGACGACTACCAGCGGGTGATCGCCAACGTGCTGCCCTCGGTGGTGCAGATCACCGCCGGCGACAGCCTCGGCTCAGGGATCGTCTTCGACGACAAGGGCGACATCGTCACCAACGCCCACGTCGTCGGCACGGCGCAGAAGTTCACCGTGACCCTGGCCAACTCCACCACCGAGCTGGAGGCCACGCTGGTCGGCAGCTACCCGGAGTCCGACCTCGCGGTGATCAAGCTCAGCAGCCCGCCGAGCGGCCTCAGGCCGGCGGTCTTCGGCGACAGCAGCAAGGTCGAGGTCGGCCAGATCACCCTGGCGATGGGCAGCCCGCTGGGCCTGTCCAGCAGCGTGACCCAGGGCATCGTCTCGGCCACCGGACGCACCGTCAGCGAGCCCCAGACCGCGGGCTCGCCCGGCGCCACCATCGGCAACATGGTGCAGACCTCGGCCGCGATCAACCCCGGCAACTCCGGGGGCGCCCTCGCGAACCTCGCCAGCCAGGTGATCGGCATCAACACCCTGGCCGCCGTCGACCAGGAGCTCAACGGCAGTGCCGCCCCCGGCATCGGCTTCGCCATCCCGGCGGCCACCGTGACCAACATCGCCAACCAGCTGATCAAGGACGGCAAGGTCACCAACTCCGGCCGGGCCGCCCTCGGGGTCACCGCCCGGACCTACTTCAACGCCGAGTACCAGCCGGCCGGCGCCGTGCTCGTCTCGGTCACCGCGGGCGGCCCGGCCGCCTCGGCCGGCCTGCAGCCCGGCGACGTGATCACCAAGCTGGGCGACACCCAGATCACCACGCTCGCCTCGCTGACCACCGCCCTGGCCTCCCTGACACCCGGCGACAAGGTCACCGTCACCTACCAGCGCAGCGGCGCGACCAAGACCGCCGACATCACGCTCGGCTCGCTGTAG
- a CDS encoding NADH-quinone oxidoreductase subunit I, translated as MPIPGSGLAKGLAVTLRTMTRRSVTAQYPDVQPVLPPRSRGVIALLEENCTVCMLCARECPDWCIYIDSHKETLPAADPNARARTRNVLDRFAIDFSLCMYCGICIEVCPFDALFWSPEFEYAETDILDLTHERERLREWMWTVPAPPAHDPGAEEPKEIAMARKAAEKLAAAAEAAAAGGEQE; from the coding sequence ATGCCCATTCCCGGTTCCGGTCTGGCCAAGGGCCTGGCCGTCACGCTGCGCACGATGACGCGCAGGAGCGTCACCGCGCAGTACCCGGACGTGCAGCCGGTGCTGCCGCCGCGCAGCCGCGGGGTGATCGCGCTGCTGGAGGAGAACTGCACGGTCTGCATGCTGTGCGCCCGCGAGTGCCCGGACTGGTGCATCTACATCGACTCCCACAAGGAGACGCTGCCCGCCGCCGATCCGAACGCCCGCGCCCGCACCCGCAACGTGCTGGACCGGTTCGCGATCGACTTCTCGCTCTGCATGTACTGCGGCATCTGCATCGAGGTGTGCCCGTTCGACGCGCTGTTCTGGTCGCCGGAGTTCGAGTACGCGGAGACCGACATCCTCGACCTCACCCACGAGCGGGAGCGGCTGCGCGAGTGGATGTGGACGGTGCCCGCGCCGCCCGCGCACGACCCGGGGGCCGAGGAGCCCAAGGAGATCGCCATGGCCCGCAAGGCGGCCGAGAAGCTGGCGGCGGCCGCCGAGGCCGCGGCCGCGGGAGGTGAGCAGGAGTGA
- a CDS encoding sensor histidine kinase has product MTEEAKSPSPYGAPMWRRVRHQLLNLPVGIAGFVFAVVLLSVGVGLAVTVVGLPLLAAGLVGCRWFGRLARGRARADLGSGIPEPGPMVVPRSGVAGWVIAALTDSLNWRSVIYCVLLLPWGVLGFALTLVLLVVGWPLLPWAMRALALVDRVLVESLVSPNALAERVRELEDDRGAVVDTAAADLRRIERDLHDGAQARLVALAMDLGLAKERLTEEVTPESMASAAKMVDAAHGEVKLALQELRDLARGIHPAVLTDRGLDAALSAVAARCTVPGGVKVHVELGPDGARPDSAVEGIAYFTVSELLTNVSKHSGARSATVDVWRHDDRLMLLVQDDGAGGATTRPGGGLAGLAERVGAVDGVFLVESPAGGPTSVTVELPWRTRATRA; this is encoded by the coding sequence ATGACGGAAGAAGCGAAGTCCCCGTCGCCGTACGGGGCGCCGATGTGGCGGCGGGTGCGGCACCAGTTGCTGAATCTGCCGGTCGGCATCGCCGGGTTCGTCTTCGCCGTCGTGCTGCTCTCGGTGGGTGTGGGCCTGGCGGTGACGGTGGTGGGTCTGCCGCTGCTGGCGGCCGGGCTGGTGGGCTGCCGCTGGTTCGGGCGCCTGGCGCGCGGCCGGGCCCGGGCGGACCTGGGCAGCGGGATACCCGAGCCGGGGCCGATGGTGGTGCCCCGCTCCGGGGTGGCGGGCTGGGTGATCGCGGCGCTGACGGATTCGCTGAACTGGCGCTCGGTGATCTACTGCGTGCTGCTGCTGCCGTGGGGGGTGCTCGGCTTCGCGCTGACGCTGGTGCTGCTGGTGGTGGGATGGCCGCTGCTGCCCTGGGCGATGCGGGCGCTGGCTCTGGTCGACCGGGTGCTGGTGGAGAGCCTGGTCAGTCCGAACGCGCTGGCCGAGCGGGTCCGCGAGCTGGAGGACGACCGGGGTGCGGTGGTCGACACCGCCGCCGCCGACCTGCGCCGGATCGAGCGCGACCTGCACGACGGCGCCCAGGCCCGGCTGGTCGCGCTGGCGATGGACCTCGGCCTGGCCAAGGAGCGGCTGACCGAGGAGGTGACACCCGAGAGCATGGCGTCCGCCGCGAAGATGGTCGACGCGGCGCACGGCGAGGTGAAGCTGGCCCTGCAGGAGCTGCGGGATCTGGCCCGGGGCATCCACCCCGCGGTGCTCACCGACCGGGGGCTGGACGCTGCGCTCTCCGCGGTGGCGGCCCGCTGCACCGTCCCGGGCGGGGTGAAGGTCCACGTCGAGCTCGGTCCGGACGGCGCCCGGCCGGATTCCGCGGTCGAGGGCATCGCCTACTTCACGGTCAGCGAGCTGCTCACCAATGTCTCCAAGCACTCCGGTGCCCGCTCGGCGACGGTGGACGTCTGGCGCCACGACGACCGGCTGATGCTGCTGGTGCAGGACGACGGCGCCGGCGGGGCGACCACCCGGCCGGGCGGCGGCCTGGCCGGGCTGGCCGAGCGGGTCGGCGCGGTGGACGGTGTCTTCCTGGTGGAGAGCCCGGCCGGCGGCCCGACCTCGGTGACCGTGGAGCTCCCCTGGCGCACCCGGGCCACCCGCGCCTGA
- a CDS encoding NADH-quinone oxidoreductase subunit A: MKWQPVAADPAAGSGYFDAYAAVGLLAVVGVLFVALAFTANRLLRPVVHSPEKLLAYECGVDPVGEGWAHTQVRYYVYAFLYVIFAVDAIYLFPWATVFAAAGYGATTLVEMFVFIGFLAVGLLYAWKKGVLEWT, from the coding sequence ATGAAGTGGCAGCCGGTCGCTGCCGACCCTGCCGCGGGCAGTGGCTACTTCGACGCGTACGCGGCGGTGGGCCTGCTCGCCGTCGTCGGCGTGCTCTTCGTGGCCTTGGCGTTCACCGCCAACCGCCTGCTGCGCCCGGTCGTCCACTCGCCGGAGAAGCTGCTGGCGTACGAATGCGGCGTCGACCCGGTCGGCGAGGGCTGGGCGCACACCCAGGTCCGCTACTACGTCTATGCCTTCCTCTACGTGATCTTCGCGGTCGACGCGATCTACCTCTTCCCCTGGGCGACGGTCTTCGCCGCCGCGGGGTACGGGGCGACGACGCTGGTGGAGATGTTCGTCTTCATCGGCTTCCTCGCGGTCGGGCTGCTCTACGCCTGGAAGAAGGGCGTTCTGGAATGGACGTGA
- a CDS encoding NADH-quinone oxidoreductase subunit B, giving the protein MDVTHSHAHGDQGGPIPLGMPDPAHPGAAVEQRRLGPLARLAPDPVKVVLNWGRRYSLWCFNFGLACCAIEFIAASMAKHDFIRMGVIPFAPGPRQADLMIVSGTVTDKMAPAVKRLYEQMPEPKYVISFGACSNSGGPYWDSYSVTKGVDQIIPVDVYVPGCPPRPEALLQGILKLQEKIAAEQLPERYAAPASALRRPLVTGPGEAAQ; this is encoded by the coding sequence ATGGACGTGACCCACAGCCACGCGCACGGCGACCAGGGCGGGCCGATCCCGCTCGGCATGCCGGACCCCGCGCACCCCGGCGCCGCCGTCGAGCAGCGCCGCCTCGGCCCGCTCGCCCGGCTCGCCCCGGACCCGGTCAAGGTCGTCCTCAACTGGGGGCGCCGCTACAGCCTCTGGTGCTTCAACTTCGGCCTCGCCTGCTGCGCGATCGAGTTCATCGCCGCGTCGATGGCCAAGCACGACTTCATCCGGATGGGTGTCATCCCGTTCGCGCCCGGCCCCCGCCAGGCCGACCTGATGATCGTCTCGGGCACCGTCACCGACAAGATGGCGCCCGCCGTCAAGCGCCTCTACGAGCAGATGCCCGAGCCCAAGTACGTCATCTCCTTCGGCGCCTGCTCCAACTCCGGCGGCCCCTACTGGGACTCCTACTCCGTCACCAAGGGCGTCGACCAGATCATCCCGGTCGACGTCTACGTGCCCGGCTGCCCGCCCCGGCCCGAGGCCCTGCTCCAGGGCATCCTCAAGCTCCAGGAGAAGATCGCCGCCGAGCAGCTGCCCGAGCGCTACGCCGCACCCGCGTCCGCGCTGCGCCGCCCGCTCGTCACCGGCCCCGGGGAGGCGGCCCAGTGA
- a CDS encoding NADH-quinone oxidoreductase subunit C, whose product MTTPEPTPAEPTPAEPTAAERTAAAIGAWATAAEAYDLLTVDVPAEHWIEALTAARDGLGLTYFDWLSAVDELAEGFSVSAHLASVGVPGTVRHLLVRTRVPRDKAVLPTATGVYAGAAWHERETNEMFGIDFAGHPHLITLLLPDGFEGHPLRKDFVLAARVAKAWPGAKEPGESDHGDGPARRKMQPAGVPDPNEWGPLKGTLPPIAERPARAARTPRAAAAGAAAGEGAAAVRADRPRRTRSISDGSVSQTEETPATGDAPAVRADRPRRTRSVDAGSVSQTPAGTERPATPRTRSTDAPWHTPVPAHEPPAASPAAPSAKPEVAEPAVPQAPASEESARPETAEPAAPEAAEPQAPAGAGTSAPASSAAPQAPADAGTAKPEAAASEAAEPQAPAGAGTSAPEAPADGEREGAEPQAPADAEPGADVDDDGARNGDGA is encoded by the coding sequence GTGACCACCCCCGAGCCGACCCCCGCCGAGCCGACCCCCGCGGAGCCGACCGCCGCCGAGCGGACCGCCGCCGCGATCGGCGCGTGGGCGACCGCCGCCGAGGCGTACGACCTGCTGACCGTCGACGTCCCCGCCGAGCACTGGATCGAGGCGCTGACCGCCGCCCGGGACGGGCTGGGACTCACCTACTTCGACTGGCTGAGCGCCGTCGACGAGCTGGCGGAAGGGTTCTCCGTCTCGGCGCACCTGGCGTCCGTCGGCGTCCCCGGCACCGTCCGCCACCTGCTGGTCCGCACCCGCGTGCCGCGCGACAAGGCCGTGCTGCCCACCGCGACCGGCGTGTACGCGGGGGCCGCGTGGCACGAGCGCGAGACCAACGAGATGTTCGGCATCGACTTCGCCGGACACCCGCACCTGATCACCCTGCTGCTGCCGGACGGCTTCGAGGGCCACCCGCTGCGCAAGGACTTCGTCCTCGCCGCACGCGTCGCCAAGGCCTGGCCCGGAGCGAAGGAACCCGGCGAGTCCGACCACGGCGACGGGCCCGCCCGCCGCAAGATGCAGCCCGCCGGAGTCCCCGACCCCAACGAGTGGGGGCCGCTCAAGGGCACCCTGCCGCCGATCGCGGAGCGGCCCGCGCGGGCCGCCCGGACGCCGCGAGCGGCTGCCGCCGGCGCCGCCGCGGGTGAAGGCGCGGCGGCGGTGCGGGCCGACCGTCCGCGACGCACCCGTTCCATCAGCGACGGCTCCGTCAGCCAGACCGAGGAGACCCCGGCCACGGGCGACGCCCCCGCGGTACGGGCCGACCGGCCCCGCCGCACCCGCAGCGTCGACGCCGGCTCCGTCAGCCAGACCCCCGCCGGCACCGAGCGCCCCGCGACCCCGCGCACCCGCTCCACCGACGCCCCCTGGCACACCCCGGTCCCCGCCCACGAACCTCCGGCTGCGAGCCCGGCTGCGCCGAGCGCGAAGCCGGAGGTTGCTGAGCCCGCTGTGCCGCAGGCCCCCGCCAGCGAGGAGTCGGCGAGGCCGGAGACTGCTGAACCCGCTGCGCCGGAGGCGGCCGAGCCGCAGGCCCCCGCTGGCGCGGGGACGTCTGCGCCTGCTTCCTCGGCTGCGCCGCAGGCCCCCGCTGACGCGGGGACGGCGAAGCCGGAGGCCGCTGCGTCCGAGGCTGCCGAGCCGCAGGCTCCCGCTGGCGCGGGGACGTCTGCGCCGGAAGCCCCCGCCGACGGGGAGCGGGAGGGCGCCGAGCCGCAGGCTCCCGCCGACGCGGAGCCGGGTGCGGATGTGGACGACGACGGTGCGCGGAACGGAGACGGCGCGTGA
- a CDS encoding NADH-quinone oxidoreductase subunit J: MSALLAAAGSLEPAARSFLSPTGQEVVFLLVGVAVLGAAVVSVTTKQLVHAALWLVVALGGLAVEFLLLTAEFIAWVQVLIYLGSVVVLVLFGLMLTRAPIGRSPDADSGNRWAALAVGLASAATLVTLVVDAFRSSWIDLSAGAGSTRATGEYLFRYWVLPFEALSVLLLAALVGAIVLSRNGKGRLPRPRAGQLRAAVRSAKAPAASKGR, encoded by the coding sequence GTGAGCGCGCTGCTGGCCGCCGCCGGTTCGCTGGAGCCGGCCGCCCGGTCCTTCCTGTCGCCGACCGGGCAGGAGGTCGTCTTCCTGCTGGTCGGTGTCGCGGTGCTCGGCGCCGCTGTCGTCTCGGTGACCACCAAGCAGCTGGTGCACGCCGCGCTGTGGCTGGTGGTGGCGCTGGGCGGCCTGGCCGTCGAGTTCCTGCTGCTGACGGCGGAGTTCATCGCCTGGGTGCAGGTGCTGATCTACCTCGGTTCGGTGGTCGTCCTCGTCCTGTTCGGCCTGATGCTGACCAGGGCGCCGATCGGACGTTCCCCGGACGCCGACTCGGGCAACCGGTGGGCCGCGCTGGCGGTCGGCCTGGCCTCGGCCGCGACCCTGGTCACCCTGGTCGTGGACGCGTTCCGCAGCTCGTGGATCGACCTGTCGGCCGGTGCCGGCTCGACCAGGGCCACCGGCGAGTACCTGTTCCGGTACTGGGTGCTGCCGTTCGAGGCGCTGTCCGTCCTGCTGCTGGCCGCGCTGGTCGGCGCGATCGTGCTCTCCCGGAACGGGAAGGGCCGGCTGCCGCGCCCCCGCGCCGGGCAGCTGCGCGCCGCCGTCCGCTCCGCCAAGGCTCCCGCCGCGTCGAAGGGGCGCTGA
- the nuoH gene encoding NADH-quinone oxidoreductase subunit NuoH — protein sequence MNLLDTLLRCVATLVAFLVLPLVVGQTEHKVMAHMQGRLGPMYAGGFHGWAQLVADGVKFAQKEDIVPSGADRRIFRYAPAVALLPYLLVLLAIPVGPGGFVGQAIDAGIFFVLAVMGIGVLGSLMAGWASANKFSLLGGLRTAAQLMSYELPMLLAAASVAMAAGTVSLPGIVDAFHWWWLPWQAIGAFVFFTAGLAELQRPPFDMPVADSEIIFGAYTEYTGLRFALFLLSEYAGIVVVSGLTTVLFLGGWHGPFPDSLGWLWTLLKTFALAFVVIWLRVTYPRLREDQLMRFAWTVLIPLALVQLALTGIIKVAIS from the coding sequence GTGAATCTTCTCGACACGCTGCTGCGCTGCGTCGCGACGCTGGTCGCGTTCCTGGTGCTGCCGCTGGTGGTCGGTCAGACCGAGCACAAGGTGATGGCGCACATGCAGGGCCGTCTCGGCCCGATGTACGCGGGTGGTTTCCACGGCTGGGCGCAGCTGGTCGCCGACGGCGTGAAGTTCGCGCAGAAGGAGGACATCGTCCCCTCCGGCGCGGACCGCCGGATCTTCCGGTACGCCCCGGCCGTCGCGCTGCTCCCGTACCTCCTGGTCCTGCTGGCGATCCCGGTCGGTCCGGGCGGGTTCGTCGGTCAGGCGATCGACGCGGGCATCTTCTTCGTCCTGGCCGTGATGGGCATCGGCGTGCTGGGCTCGCTGATGGCGGGCTGGGCGTCGGCGAACAAGTTCTCCCTCCTGGGCGGCCTGCGCACGGCCGCGCAGCTGATGTCGTACGAGCTGCCGATGCTGCTGGCCGCGGCGTCGGTGGCGATGGCGGCGGGGACGGTGTCGCTGCCGGGCATCGTGGACGCGTTCCACTGGTGGTGGCTGCCGTGGCAGGCGATCGGCGCGTTCGTGTTCTTCACGGCGGGCCTCGCCGAGCTGCAGCGCCCGCCGTTCGACATGCCGGTCGCCGACTCGGAGATCATCTTCGGCGCGTACACCGAGTACACCGGTCTGCGCTTCGCGCTGTTCCTGCTGTCGGAGTACGCGGGCATCGTGGTGGTCTCGGGCCTGACCACGGTGTTGTTCCTCGGCGGCTGGCACGGCCCGTTCCCGGACAGCCTCGGCTGGCTGTGGACCCTGCTCAAGACGTTCGCGCTGGCGTTCGTGGTGATCTGGCTGCGGGTCACCTATCCCCGGCTGCGCGAGGACCAGCTGATGCGCTTCGCGTGGACGGTGCTGATCCCGCTCGCGCTGGTCCAGCTGGCCCTGACCGGCATCATCAAGGTGGCGATCTCCTAA